From a single Cytophagales bacterium WSM2-2 genomic region:
- a CDS encoding oxidoreductase, translating into MILHLSMDEKLLSKFDAIADGLASNGIYVVDDFLNLNEVRSISAEDEFQNGLLRFKKAGIGQAQEKQINESIRGDFIQWIDPTTASSPIRVYMERLSELRMYLNQSLFLSLKDAEVHKTIYPPGSFYKRHLDQFKKDDHRKLSVICYLNEEWKENEGGQLRVYSNEGQQDFFPVAGRLVCFRSDQLEHEVLPTERTRMSLTGWMLDQVAGLRHL; encoded by the coding sequence ATGATCTTACATTTGAGCATGGATGAGAAACTTCTATCCAAATTTGATGCCATTGCCGATGGATTAGCCTCCAATGGCATTTATGTCGTGGATGATTTTTTAAATCTGAATGAAGTTCGCTCCATTTCTGCGGAGGACGAATTTCAAAACGGATTGTTACGCTTCAAAAAAGCAGGCATCGGGCAGGCACAGGAAAAACAAATCAATGAGAGTATTCGGGGTGATTTCATTCAATGGATAGATCCTACAACTGCTTCCTCCCCCATCCGGGTTTATATGGAAAGACTTTCGGAACTGAGAATGTACTTGAACCAATCCCTGTTTCTTAGCCTGAAAGATGCGGAAGTGCACAAGACGATCTACCCTCCGGGCAGTTTTTACAAACGGCATTTGGATCAGTTTAAGAAAGACGATCACCGGAAGCTGTCAGTGATTTGCTACCTCAATGAGGAATGGAAAGAAAATGAGGGTGGGCAGTTGCGTGTTTATTCCAATGAAGGTCAGCAGGACTTTTTTCCGGTGGCGGGTAGACTGGTTTGCTTCCGCAGCGATCAACTGGAGCATGAGGTCTTACCGACTGAACGCACACGGATGAGCCTGACGGGATGGATGCTCGACCAGGTCGCCGGGCTGAGGCATCTTTGA